One window of the Eucalyptus grandis isolate ANBG69807.140 chromosome 8, ASM1654582v1, whole genome shotgun sequence genome contains the following:
- the LOC104414728 gene encoding GEM-like protein 5: MAGTPEKPSSPKAAVPEPPLPSSPFAPAEPAPSSSASQSEPPSEEEAKKWGTHVMGKPAVPTVHPDNQKAASWNAADHQQISHQPYIQYEPIDRPSSSPLESVIHMFNTWSKRAETIARNIWHNLKTGQSVSGAAWGKVNLTAKAISEGGFESLFKQIFTTDPNEKLKKTFACYLSTSTGPVAGTLYLSTVRVAFCSDRPLTFTAPSGQEAWSYYKVMIPLANIGTVNPVVMKENPPEKYIQIVTTDGHDFWFMGFVNFDKASHHLLNSLSEFRSVPPVAH; this comes from the exons ATGGCAGGTACTCCTGAGAAACCATCGTCTCCCAAGGCGGCCGTGCCGGAACCGCCCCTACCCTCTTCTCCGTTCGCTCCGGCCGAGCCGGCGCcgtcctcctccgcctctcagTCGGAGCCGCCGAGCGAAGAGGAGGCCAAGAAATGGGGCACCCACGTCATGGGCAAGCCCGCCGTCCCCACCGTCCACCCGGACAACCAGAAGGCCGCATCGTGGAACGCCGCCGACCACCAGCAGATCAGCCATCAGCCCTATATCCAGTACGAGCCCATCGATCGTCCGAGCAGCAGCCCGCTCGAGTCCGTGATCCACATGTTCAATACCTGGAGCAAGAGGGCCGAGACCATTGCCCGCAACATCTGGCACAATT TGAAAACGGGGCAATCGGTGTCCGGAGCCGCGTGGGGCAAGGTGAACCTGACGGCGAAAGCAATATCGGAAGGAGGATTTGAGTCGCTCTTCAAGCAGATCTTCACGACCGATCCGAatgagaagctgaagaagaccTTCGCTTGTTACCTCTCAACATCAACGGGCCCTGTCGCGGGAACGCTGTACCTGTCCACCGTTCGCGTGGCGTTCTGCAGCGACCGTCCCCTGACCTTCACTGCACCGTCGGGTCAGGAGGCTTGGAGCTACTACAAG GTTATGATTCCTTTGGCGAACATCGGGACAGTCAATCCTGTCGTCATGAAGGAGAACCCCCCCGAGAAGTACATCCAGATCGTCACGACCGATGGTCACGACTTCTGGTTCATGGGATTTGTTAATTTCGACAAGGCGTCGCACCACCTCCTGAATAGCCTCTCGGAGTTCAGATCGGTCCCCCCAGTCGCACACTAG